The region GGATATTTCCCCGCTGAAATGCAACGGCCGCAAGATTGCATCGGTTGTACGATGTGCTATATGATGTGCCCCGATGTGGCCATCACGGTAATCAAGGAATAAATTTGAGGATTTTATGACAGAGAAAACTTTAAGAAAAGGCAATGAAGCTTTGGCCGAAGGTGCTATTCGGGCCGGAGCTCGTTTTTTTGCCGGATATCCCATTACTCCGCAAAATGAAGTGCCGGAATATATGTCTGCTCACATGGCAGACGCCGGCGGTGCTTTTGTGCAAGCCGAGAGCGAAGTAGCTGCTATCAACATGGTCTACGGTGCTGCTGCTACCGGTACACGCAGTATGACTTCTTCTTCATCACCTGGTATCAGTTTGAAACAAGAAGGTATTACTTATTTAGCCAGTGCCGATTTGCCCTGTCTGATTGTCAATGTAATGCGCGGTGGACCCGGTTTGGGCAGTATTAACGGAGCGCAGGGGGATTATTTTCAAGCCACTCGCGGTGGCGGTAATGGGGACTATCGTGTCATTGTTTTGGCCCCGAACTCTGTGGAGGAATTGGGTAATTTTCCGAAACTAGGATTTGAATTAGCCGAAAAATACCGCATGCCTTGCATGATTTTAGCAGACGGTATTTTGGGACAAATGATGGAAAGTATGTCTTTTAATTTTGATCCCATTGATCCGAACCGGTTGGGTAAATTGGATTGGGCAGTGGATATTGAAAAGAACGGCCGGCCCAAAAGAAAAGTATTTTCCTATAAAGGCGATAATCTCATCGCTGATGTTGAGCAACGTGCCAAACGCTACGGCTTGATGGAAAAAACAGAAGCTCGCTGGGAAGAAAGAAATGCCGAAGATTGCGATGTTTTATTAGTCGCTTATGGTTTGTCTTCTCGTGCTTGTTTAGAAGCTGTCAACAAAGCCAAAGAAGAAGGGCTGAAGGTAGGGCTTTTCCGCCCGATCACCTTATGGCCTTTTCCGTCCAAACGCTTGGCGGAGTTAGCCGCAAAAACAAAAGCCGTTTTAACAGTGGAACAAAGTTTGGGACAATTGGTGCAAGATGTAAAATTGGCCGTAGGCGGTGCCGCTACAGTATATTTAAATGCATATCCGGCCGGAGGTCAACCGGACGGGAAAAGTATTTTGACGGCTGTTCAATCTTGTCTAAACGGTGAGAAGGAAGGCTTGTTTGACCTGCAGGATCATGCAGGAGATTTTGCTTACAGTTGTGAGCGCGACACGTCTTTGGGTGTGCAAGGCGATTGCAAGGGGGGCAAATAAGATGACTATTTTAGCTAAAAAACCGCAAAGTTTAACCGATATTCCCATGCATTACTGTCCCGGTTGCGGGCATGGTATTGTGCACCGTTTAATGGCAGAAACCTTTGACGAACTAAAAATCGCAGATCGCGTGATTGGTGTAGCACCGGTTGGTTGCGGGGTGTTTGCCGATGATTATTTTGCTTGCGATATGGTGCAGGGAGCGCATGGTCGTGGCCCGGCCATTGCCACAGGCATTAAACGCTCTAAACCGCAAGCGATTGTGTTTTCTTATCAAGGTGATGGAGATTTGGCCTCTATCGGTATGGCCGAAATTGTGCATGCGGCCGTTCGCAGTGAAAATATTACGGTGGTCTTTATCAATAATGCTATTTACGGTATGACCGGCGGTCAAATGGCTCCGACTACATTAGTTGGTCAAGTGGCTACTACCGCTCCTAAAGGACGCGATCCAAAATTGCAAGGTTGGCCGATTAACATGTGCGAAATGCTTTCCCAAATTACCGGTGCTAAGTATTTAGAACGTGTGGCCGTAGATACACCCCAACATGTGATGGCCGCTAAAAAAGCCATTAAAAAGGCTTTTGAAAATCAAGTGAAAGGAGTGGGCTTTTCTATGGTGGAAGTGTTATCTCAGTGTCCTACCAATTGGCATGCCAGCGTAGAGCAAGCCTTAGAATTTGTGCGTACACAAATGATGCCGCAATATCCTTTAGGCGTGTTTAAAAACGAGGAGGCTAAATAATGTACCAAGGAATTAGAATAGCCGGTTTCGGCGGACAAGGGGTTGTTTCAGCCGGTATTTTATTAGCCCAAGCCGGAGTGGAAGACAAGAAAAATGCCAGCTGGTTGCCCTCTTACGGGCCGGAAATGCGCGGCGGTACAGCCAACTGCTCGGTGGTGGTGACTGACGGTGAAGTTTACACTCCTATCGTTTCGGCACCGGATACGGTGATTGTGATGAATGAGCCTTCTTTACCTAAGTTTGAACCGTTGCTGAAAAAAGACGGTGTGTTGATTTTAAACAGCTCGCTTATTAATTCTCGTCCTACTCGGACTGATATCAACGTGTTTTGTGTGCCTTGCAACCAAATTGCTGAAGAATTGGGCATGGCCCGTATTGCCAATTTGGTGGCTTTGGGTGCTTTTATTAAGTTGACAGGAGCGGTAAGCCTGCAAAGTGTGGCTGATGCGATGAAAAAGGTGTATAAACGCGCCAAGCCTGAAATGTTGGAACTGAATAAAAAAGCCTTACAAGCAGGATATGATTTCGTGAAATAAGAAACGAGAACATTTAAAAGCCGCTCTTTTGAGAGCGGCTTTTTTATTATTCAGCACAATCTTCTGCGTAGTAGCGGATTAAACGGCCCTCAGCACGGGCAAATTTGGCGGCATAATACATAAGGATACTAGCAGGCAGCATCACCGCAGAACAACTTAAAACGGCGATTGCAAGGCCAAAAGCATCTGAAATACGGCCTATTAAAGCAGGGGAGATGGCATCGCCCAGCGCATGAATTAAAAAGATGTTCAGTGCAAAAGCCATAGAGCGCACTTTTCTTCCACTTAAAGCCACCAAAGAAGCGCTGATGGGCCCCAGCGGCATAAAGATAAAGGTAATAGCTAAAAAGAACGAAAAAATGGTTAAAGGCAAAGAAGAACTGATGACCCCGATGGCGGCAAAAGGGATAAAAGTGATAAAACTGGCCAAGATAACGATAAAATGGGCGGAATTGGTTTTTTGCAGGAATTTATCAGAAAGTTTTCCTCCGATGAAAGTGCCCAATGCACCGGCCAAAATAACCATTATTCCAAATAATGTGCCCGCTTGTGCAATGCCTAAATCAAAGAAACGGTGGAAGTAAGTCGGCATCCAGGCAGATAGACCGCCTAAAGTAAAAGTTTGCATGGCATGGCCCAAACAGAGCAACAAAAAAGGTGTATTTTTCAGTAGTGTAAAGTACTGAGATAAACCCGGTTTTTTACGCTTTTCCAAATGGCGATGCTCCCGGTCTTTAATGTGGAAGAAAGTCAATAAACCCAGCAAAAAGCCCGGCACCCCCACAATCATAAAGGCTGCTCTCCACCCCCAACCGGCTCCGATAACGGCCCCCAATAAATAGCCTAGCGCACTGCCGGCGGGTAAGGCTAAACCGAAATAAGAAAGGATAGTAGCCCTTTTGTTTTTAGGATATTGTTCCGCCAAAAAAGGTTGGGCAATGGTGGTGAAGCCTCCTTCTCCGATACCGATAAAAGAACGCGTTGTTAAAAGAGAAGTGTAGTTTTGGACAAATCCGCTTAAAAAAGTAGCTCCGCTCCAAATAAGAGCGCTGGAAGCAATCCAATATTGGCGTGGGTGCCTGTCGGCAAAGAAACCTACAATCGGCGCGTAGCACATATACACCACCATAAATACAGAGGCCAAAAAGCCTAATTGAAAATCCGAGATATGCAATTCTTGCTGAATAAGTGGGAAGACGGAAAAAAGCACTTGCCTGTCTATGTAGTTGAACAGGTTGAGAAAAAATAAAATCCAAAAAAGTTTGCGAACGTTCATTTACTTATATTTTATAAAAAACAGCTGTCCGTGTGCTCTCAAAATGAACAGAGAATGCAAAATAATATTGATTTGCTATAATAAAAAAAGATTATGGAGGATATTTTTATGACAACCGAAAACTATGGAATGTGGGACCAATATAAATGGCAGCTTTCTACAAAATTTCCTGCTTTGTTGGAGCAGTTGGCCCCGGGTGCCGATGAAGAAGCTATTAAACGCGCCGAAGCGGAAATGGGTATTTCTTTTCCGGAAAGTTTGAAGAATGTTTATCGCAAAAACAATGGTGAAAAAGATTGTTTTATTTGTGGAGTGTTATTGGGGTTTCCGTTATACAGCTTAGATCAAATGGTACAAGCGTGGAAAGAATGGCAAGCCGTGAAAAAAGATTTGAGCGAAGAAGATTTAAAAGATATAGAAGAATTCGCCACTTCCGTACCCGAAGGGCACATTAAAAAGAATTATGTTAACGCAAAATGGATTCCTCTTTGTGACGATGCCGGCGGTAATCATATCGGGGTGGATTTAGACCCGGACACGGAAGGGAAAGTAGGACAAATTATTACTTTCGGCCGCGATGAAGATGAAAAAATAGTAGTGGCGGAAGATTTAGATGCTTTCTTTTTAAGAATGTGCGGCATTGTGGCCAGCAATCACTTTGCCATAGAAGATTATGAAGGAAACAATGTTATTATTTTAAATGGTCATGCACATTTGATAGACTATTTAAAAGATGAAGAATCTTTATAAGGAAGAAGAAATATGAAAAAAGGATTTACGTTGGTAGAACTTTTAATTGTTATGGTAGTAGTAAGTGTGTTGGCCACGTTGGCGGTATCCAAATACAAGGTGGCAATGGAAAAAGGACGCGGGCTGGAAGGTCTGCATAATGCCGCCGCCATCAGTGATGCTTTGAATGCTTTTTATATTCAAGATGGCAATGTATATAACTGGGAGCGTGTTCCTTGGGCGTTGGATGCGGCAGCTACAACGAAAAGCAAGTATTTTTCTTGTGAAATTAGAGATGGAAATACGAATTTTCAAGATGTTTTGTGTGAAAGGACCACCGGCGCTTATAACCTTTATTTTACGAATGAAGAAGGAGAAACAACAAAGAAGATTTGTACCGGGACGCAAAAATATTGTAAAGCATTAGGTGCCATACAATCTGTGAAGCTTGAATCGGGAGAAACAGGGTGGAGTTTTTAATAAAATAAAAACCCGACTTTAAGTCGGGTTTTTATTTTGTCTATTTGCAATATTTGGTTTGCCGTAAGGCTTCAAAAAGCGTAATAGCGGCCGATGAAGACAAGTTTAAAGAGCGAACGGGGCCCGTCATGGGAATAGTAAACAAACGGTCTTGGTACGTTTGGTAAAACTCTTTAGGAAGACCACAGGATTCTGCACCAAAGCACAAAAAATCCCCATCTTTAAACTGTGCCTGAAAATAACTTTTTTCTCCTTTGGTGGACATAAAAAAAAGTTGTTCTTGAGAAGGGTTATTTTCCTGTAAAAATTCTTCCCATTTTTCATATCTTTTGTAGTCCAAGTTGGGCCAATAGTCCAGCCCCGAACGGCGGATTTCTTTGGACTCTATTTTAAAACCCAACTTTCCTACCAAGTGCAGGCGCGTTCCGGTAGCCACACAGGAACGGCCAATATTGCCGGTATTAAAAGGAATTTCAGGATTTATCAGTACAATGTTTAGCATGCCATGTGTTAAGATTTTTTCAATCTTCGGGGGTCTAAAAATAAGCGGACGAAAGGAAAATATTTTTATGGAAATAACTGTAAAATATCCTTTCGCCCGCTAAATTTTTGGCTGCTTTATCGACAGAAAAAGCAGCGAAGAACTATTCTTCCCAGCGGATAAAGAACGGCGTTAACACATTGGGGATTTTGTCACAAGCAGGCAAAATGCGCAAGACATAGTCTTGGCGACCGCTGTTAAACGGAGAGATTTGCACTTCATAAATATAGGCATCTCCCTCATTTCCTACCACGTGCATATTGACGGCGTTTTCTTTTTCAATTCCGCCCAAAGTACCGCGAGTACCCAAGTAAAGTTCTACTTGTACATCTTCCGGAGCCAAACCGCCTAAAAATACGCGCGCGCGGAAAGTAAGCTGGTCTCCCATCAAAATGGCTTTATCAAAGGCCGGCGTAATATCGGTAATGCTGACGCGATACCAATTTTCCGCAATTTTTTTGCGCCAAGAAGAAACATTGGCTGCTGTTTCACCTTGATTTAAAATTTGGCCAAAGTTGTTGGCTCCTACATAGAATTTCTCGTAATATTCTTTTACCATGCGGTTGGTATTGAAGAAAGGAGCAATTTCCTGAATGGATTTCTTCATCAAAGCCAACCAGGCAGCAGAGAAACCTTTCTCATTTTTAGCATAGTAAGAGGGAGCAATTTCTTGTTCAAGCAAGTTGTACAAGGACTCGGCTTCCACTGCGTCGCGTTCTGCTTCGGAGCCATACTTTTCGGCTCCGCCGATGGACCACCCAAAGTCGCACGGTCCCACTTCGTCCCACCAACCGTCTAAGATAGAAAGCATTAAGGCGCCGTTTAACGCAGCTTTCATGCCGGAGGTGCCGCTGGCTTCCATCGGGCGAATCGGGTTATTAAGCCACACGTCCACGCCTTGCACCATATAACGGGCAATGTTCATATTGTAGTCTTCCACAAATACGATTTTGTTTTTGAAACGCGGGTCGTTTTGGGTTAATCCGTAAATAGTTTTAATGAACTCTTTGCCTGCAGTATCGGCCGGGTGGGCTTTACCGGCAAAGACAAATTGAATCGGGCGCAAGGGATTGTTGATGATTTTATCCAAGCGATCCAAATCTTTAAACAAAAGTGTGGCACGTTTGTACGTGGCAAAGCGGCGTGCAAAGCCAATGGTCAGCACGTCCGGTTTTAAGACATGGCTGGCTTTATTGACCGTCATCACATCAAAGCCCTGACGTTTTAGCTGGCGTTTGATGCGAGTGCGGGCCATATTGATAAGTTTTGCTTTGCGTTGTACGTGAATGTTCCAAATTTCTTCGTCGGGGATTTCATTTACTTTGTCCCACATCGGTTTGTCGGAGGGGTCAAACTCACCCAATTGATTGCCGTTTAATAAGTATTTGCGGAACAAGTCGTTCATTTCGTGAGAAATCCAAGAAGCACTGTGGATACCGTTGGTAATGCTGCCGATGGGTACTTCATTTTCCGGCAAGGTCGGCCACAAATTGGCCCACATTTCGCGGCTTACTTTTCCATGCAATTTGGCTACGCCGTTAGCATAAGCGGTCAAGCGCAAAGCCAAAACGGTCATGCAGAAAGTGGCAGAGTCTTCTTTTTCTTTACCCAAAGCCAAGAATTCATTCCAAGAAATACCCATTGCTTGTGCATAATATTCCATATATTTGCGCACGAGTACAGGATCAAAGTGTTCATTACCTGCGATAACGGGCGTATGGGTGGTAAATACAGAGGATGCCCACACAATCTCACGTGCTTGAGCAAAACTCATTTGGCGTTGGGTCATAATGTCAATGATGCGTTGCAATAAGAGGAAGGCACTGTGCCCTTCGTTAATGTGATAAACGGTGGGATGGAGCCCCATTGCATTTAAAGCCTTTACACCGCCGATGCCCAAAACAATTTCCTGACGGATACGATTTTCACGATCGCCACCGTACAATTTTTCGGTGATTAAGCGTTGGGCGGGGGTGTTTTCTTGCAAGTTGGTGTCTAATAAGTATAAATCTGTACGACCCACTTTTACACGCCAGACACAGGCTTTTACGGTTTCGTTAAAACCTAACGGAATATCCACTACGATTTCGTGCCCGTTTTGGTCTAACACATGCTCTACAGCCATGTGGGCCCAATCGTTATCGGGGAATTCTTCGTTTTGCCAACCTTCGCGGTTTAAGAGTTGTTGACCATAGCCTTTTTTATAGAAAAGACCAACGCCAATGATGGGAAGGCCCAAGTCGCTGGCGGATTTAATATGATCTCCGGCCAACATACCCAAGCCGCCAGAATAAATGGGCAAACCTTCACCAATACCGTACTCCATAGAGAAATAGGCTGCCAACATATCGCCCTGTTCTTGCTTGTGTTGTTTGTACCAGGTATTGGAATTGTTTTTGTAGTTATAATAAATTTCTTTTACTTTGTTGACTTGTTCTACAAAAGCAGGGTCTTTGCTTAATTCTTCAAATCTTTTTTGAGGAACGCACCCGAGCATCCATTTGGGGTTGCGGTTGGAGTCGTTCCATAATTTGGCATCAATTTGTACAAAAAGCATGATGGCCGGCCAGTTCCAAGTGAACCACATATTATTGGCTAGTTCTTCTAAGAACTTGATATTTTCCGGCAAATTGGGTTGTACGTTGAAAGAATGAATTTTCATGTATTCTCCTTTTAAAGTGTATTTCCTCAATATTATATTAAAAATAGGAAATCATTACAGAATGATGGTCAAAGCAATGAAATAACCCACCATGAGGACAACCCCCAAAGGTAAAGCGGCTTTAGCCCATTCTTTACTTTTAATTTTGAGTTTAGAAGCACAAATAATGTTGGGGATATTGCCAGGGATTAACATACCGCCGGAAATAATTAAACTCAGTAAAAGGAACATTAAGTTGCGCAAAGAAATGTCGGGTGTGATTTCAATAGCAGCCAAGGTTGCATTATCTAAAATAGCGG is a window of Elusimicrobiaceae bacterium DNA encoding:
- the glgP gene encoding alpha-glucan family phosphorylase, producing the protein MKIHSFNVQPNLPENIKFLEELANNMWFTWNWPAIMLFVQIDAKLWNDSNRNPKWMLGCVPQKRFEELSKDPAFVEQVNKVKEIYYNYKNNSNTWYKQHKQEQGDMLAAYFSMEYGIGEGLPIYSGGLGMLAGDHIKSASDLGLPIIGVGLFYKKGYGQQLLNREGWQNEEFPDNDWAHMAVEHVLDQNGHEIVVDIPLGFNETVKACVWRVKVGRTDLYLLDTNLQENTPAQRLITEKLYGGDRENRIRQEIVLGIGGVKALNAMGLHPTVYHINEGHSAFLLLQRIIDIMTQRQMSFAQAREIVWASSVFTTHTPVIAGNEHFDPVLVRKYMEYYAQAMGISWNEFLALGKEKEDSATFCMTVLALRLTAYANGVAKLHGKVSREMWANLWPTLPENEVPIGSITNGIHSASWISHEMNDLFRKYLLNGNQLGEFDPSDKPMWDKVNEIPDEEIWNIHVQRKAKLINMARTRIKRQLKRQGFDVMTVNKASHVLKPDVLTIGFARRFATYKRATLLFKDLDRLDKIINNPLRPIQFVFAGKAHPADTAGKEFIKTIYGLTQNDPRFKNKIVFVEDYNMNIARYMVQGVDVWLNNPIRPMEASGTSGMKAALNGALMLSILDGWWDEVGPCDFGWSIGGAEKYGSEAERDAVEAESLYNLLEQEIAPSYYAKNEKGFSAAWLALMKKSIQEIAPFFNTNRMVKEYYEKFYVGANNFGQILNQGETAANVSSWRKKIAENWYRVSITDITPAFDKAILMGDQLTFRARVFLGGLAPEDVQVELYLGTRGTLGGIEKENAVNMHVVGNEGDAYIYEVQISPFNSGRQDYVLRILPACDKIPNVLTPFFIRWEE
- a CDS encoding MFS transporter; translated protein: MNVRKLFWILFFLNLFNYIDRQVLFSVFPLIQQELHISDFQLGFLASVFMVVYMCYAPIVGFFADRHPRQYWIASSALIWSGATFLSGFVQNYTSLLTTRSFIGIGEGGFTTIAQPFLAEQYPKNKRATILSYFGLALPAGSALGYLLGAVIGAGWGWRAAFMIVGVPGFLLGLLTFFHIKDREHRHLEKRKKPGLSQYFTLLKNTPFLLLCLGHAMQTFTLGGLSAWMPTYFHRFFDLGIAQAGTLFGIMVILAGALGTFIGGKLSDKFLQKTNSAHFIVILASFITFIPFAAIGVISSSLPLTIFSFFLAITFIFMPLGPISASLVALSGRKVRSMAFALNIFLIHALGDAISPALIGRISDAFGLAIAVLSCSAVMLPASILMYYAAKFARAEGRLIRYYAEDCAE
- a CDS encoding 2-oxoglutarate oxidoreductase, with the protein product MTILAKKPQSLTDIPMHYCPGCGHGIVHRLMAETFDELKIADRVIGVAPVGCGVFADDYFACDMVQGAHGRGPAIATGIKRSKPQAIVFSYQGDGDLASIGMAEIVHAAVRSENITVVFINNAIYGMTGGQMAPTTLVGQVATTAPKGRDPKLQGWPINMCEMLSQITGAKYLERVAVDTPQHVMAAKKAIKKAFENQVKGVGFSMVEVLSQCPTNWHASVEQALEFVRTQMMPQYPLGVFKNEEAK
- the vorB gene encoding 3-methyl-2-oxobutanoate dehydrogenase subunit VorB, encoding MTEKTLRKGNEALAEGAIRAGARFFAGYPITPQNEVPEYMSAHMADAGGAFVQAESEVAAINMVYGAAATGTRSMTSSSSPGISLKQEGITYLASADLPCLIVNVMRGGPGLGSINGAQGDYFQATRGGGNGDYRVIVLAPNSVEELGNFPKLGFELAEKYRMPCMILADGILGQMMESMSFNFDPIDPNRLGKLDWAVDIEKNGRPKRKVFSYKGDNLIADVEQRAKRYGLMEKTEARWEERNAEDCDVLLVAYGLSSRACLEAVNKAKEEGLKVGLFRPITLWPFPSKRLAELAAKTKAVLTVEQSLGQLVQDVKLAVGGAATVYLNAYPAGGQPDGKSILTAVQSCLNGEKEGLFDLQDHAGDFAYSCERDTSLGVQGDCKGGK
- a CDS encoding type II secretion system protein; this translates as MKKGFTLVELLIVMVVVSVLATLAVSKYKVAMEKGRGLEGLHNAAAISDALNAFYIQDGNVYNWERVPWALDAAATTKSKYFSCEIRDGNTNFQDVLCERTTGAYNLYFTNEEGETTKKICTGTQKYCKALGAIQSVKLESGETGWSF
- a CDS encoding 2-oxoacid:acceptor oxidoreductase family protein; translated protein: MYQGIRIAGFGGQGVVSAGILLAQAGVEDKKNASWLPSYGPEMRGGTANCSVVVTDGEVYTPIVSAPDTVIVMNEPSLPKFEPLLKKDGVLILNSSLINSRPTRTDINVFCVPCNQIAEELGMARIANLVALGAFIKLTGAVSLQSVADAMKKVYKRAKPEMLELNKKALQAGYDFVK
- a CDS encoding SMI1/KNR4 family protein yields the protein MTTENYGMWDQYKWQLSTKFPALLEQLAPGADEEAIKRAEAEMGISFPESLKNVYRKNNGEKDCFICGVLLGFPLYSLDQMVQAWKEWQAVKKDLSEEDLKDIEEFATSVPEGHIKKNYVNAKWIPLCDDAGGNHIGVDLDPDTEGKVGQIITFGRDEDEKIVVAEDLDAFFLRMCGIVASNHFAIEDYEGNNVIILNGHAHLIDYLKDEESL
- a CDS encoding 4Fe-4S binding protein yields the protein MPRIEVDVNRCKACYLCVNACPKKCLGKSTTISKKGYFPAEMQRPQDCIGCTMCYMMCPDVAITVIKE
- a CDS encoding tRNA (cytidine(34)-2'-O)-methyltransferase, whose protein sequence is MLNIVLINPEIPFNTGNIGRSCVATGTRLHLVGKLGFKIESKEIRRSGLDYWPNLDYKRYEKWEEFLQENNPSQEQLFFMSTKGEKSYFQAQFKDGDFLCFGAESCGLPKEFYQTYQDRLFTIPMTGPVRSLNLSSSAAITLFEALRQTKYCK